A stretch of Kyrpidia spormannii DNA encodes these proteins:
- a CDS encoding type 1 glutamine amidotransferase, giving the protein MKLTIGHLYPDLLDLYSDRGNVMILEKRARWRGIEVEVVRVDAGDATDVRGCDLLMMGGGMDREQSLVARDLQHRRLNVEQAVAEGTVVLAICGGYQLLGEYFETGSGERIPGIGLLDAYTVAGERRMVGNVMAECPLDGPMETIFGYENHSGRTYLREGTDPWMRVVRGGGNNGSDGTEGARKGRVFGTYLHGPLLAKNPRLADWLLGLALERKGTGGGFKSLVDRWEEAAREHLVRRLAELDGMESPHVGTGGTKK; this is encoded by the coding sequence ATGAAACTGACCATCGGCCATCTGTATCCCGATCTGCTCGATCTGTACAGTGATCGGGGCAATGTCATGATTCTCGAAAAGAGGGCCCGCTGGCGGGGGATCGAGGTAGAGGTGGTGCGGGTGGATGCCGGGGATGCCACCGATGTGCGGGGGTGCGACCTGTTGATGATGGGCGGCGGCATGGACCGGGAGCAAAGTTTAGTGGCCCGGGATCTTCAGCACCGCCGGTTGAACGTGGAGCAGGCCGTGGCCGAGGGTACCGTGGTTCTGGCCATTTGCGGTGGGTACCAGTTACTCGGGGAGTATTTTGAAACCGGGTCTGGTGAGAGGATCCCGGGAATCGGGCTGCTGGACGCTTATACTGTAGCCGGGGAAAGGCGGATGGTGGGGAACGTCATGGCGGAGTGTCCCCTGGATGGACCGATGGAGACTATTTTTGGGTATGAAAATCATTCCGGACGGACGTATCTTCGGGAGGGGACCGACCCTTGGATGCGGGTGGTCCGGGGGGGTGGAAATAACGGAAGTGACGGCACCGAGGGGGCGCGGAAAGGCCGGGTGTTTGGCACGTACCTGCACGGGCCGCTGCTCGCTAAAAATCCGCGGCTGGCGGATTGGCTGTTGGGGCTGGCCCTGGAACGCAAGGGAACAGGGGGGGGATTCAAGTCCTTGGTGGACCGGTGGGAGGAGGCGGCCCGGGAGCATCTGGTGCGCCGGTTAGCCGAGTTGGACGGCATGGAGTCCCCCCACGTGGGGACGGGCGGGACAAAAAAATGA